Proteins encoded by one window of Anaerosalibacter sp. Marseille-P3206:
- the flgK gene encoding flagellar hook-associated protein FlgK, whose product MFGFNTAVSGLLASQRALYITNHNIQNMTTEGYSRQVAKQRATNPMNLPGIGFLGTGTEIYDVVRIRDSYVDFKYWNENAPKGEWEVKKEKLMEIEKLFGEPSNSSFRQYLDDFFTSINELSKNPSDFSYRQPVKEASLALTKHINETAKRLENLRKDTMFSIDTKVKQANDIAYQISSLNKQIYSLEIDGKSANDLRDKRELLVDNLSKIANVKVDESPEGKYRVSISGVSIVDHDYVSEIEYKREDPTNADSKRILQWANGGKLNLKGGELKGLIELVDENGEKGSYRGIPFYQEKLDEFAREFAKRINEVHREGYGYKKEEKNKLFFAVDEATGTIPEKTGMTDEEYKKELNKYYEQFNATNLTISKDILEDVGNIAVAKDNGNNVEDNTNMLEILALREDKNFFSEGMSKGTPDDFIKSLLSNLAVDSMQAQRMDSTQQLIINNIVKRRQSESGVSENEEMGNIVKFQHVYTASARMITTLDTILDVTINRLGLVGR is encoded by the coding sequence ATGTTTGGATTCAATACAGCAGTTTCAGGACTTCTAGCAAGTCAAAGAGCATTATACATTACAAATCATAATATACAAAATATGACAACAGAAGGCTATTCAAGACAAGTTGCAAAACAAAGAGCCACAAATCCTATGAACCTACCAGGAATAGGATTCTTAGGAACAGGAACAGAAATATATGATGTAGTCAGGATAAGAGATTCCTATGTGGACTTTAAATATTGGAACGAAAATGCTCCAAAAGGAGAATGGGAAGTAAAAAAGGAAAAACTAATGGAAATAGAAAAATTATTTGGAGAACCTTCTAATAGTAGTTTTAGACAATATTTAGATGATTTCTTTACATCTATAAATGAACTATCAAAAAATCCATCTGATTTTTCCTATAGACAGCCAGTAAAAGAAGCTTCTCTAGCACTTACAAAACATATAAATGAAACAGCAAAGAGACTAGAAAATCTAAGGAAAGATACAATGTTTTCAATAGATACAAAAGTAAAACAAGCAAATGATATTGCATATCAAATATCTAGTTTAAACAAACAAATATATTCTCTAGAAATTGACGGTAAAAGTGCCAATGATTTGAGAGACAAAAGAGAACTACTAGTAGACAATCTATCAAAGATAGCCAATGTAAAAGTAGATGAATCACCAGAAGGAAAATACAGAGTAAGCATAAGTGGAGTATCCATAGTAGACCACGACTATGTAAGTGAAATTGAATATAAAAGAGAAGACCCAACGAATGCAGATAGCAAAAGAATACTTCAATGGGCAAATGGTGGAAAATTAAATCTAAAAGGTGGAGAACTCAAGGGACTTATAGAATTGGTAGATGAAAATGGAGAAAAAGGCAGCTATAGAGGTATACCTTTTTATCAGGAGAAGTTAGATGAGTTTGCGAGAGAATTTGCAAAGAGGATAAATGAAGTGCATAGAGAGGGATATGGGTATAAGAAGGAAGAAAAGAATAAGTTGTTTTTTGCAGTAGATGAAGCTACAGGGACAATTCCAGAAAAGACTGGCATGACTGATGAAGAATATAAGAAAGAATTAAATAAGTATTACGAACAGTTCAATGCTACTAATTTAACTATTTCAAAAGATATACTAGAAGATGTAGGCAATATTGCAGTAGCTAAGGATAATGGAAACAATGTAGAAGACAATACAAACATGCTAGAAATATTAGCCTTAAGAGAAGATAAAAACTTCTTCTCAGAAGGAATGTCCAAAGGAACTCCTGATGACTTCATCAAATCCCTGTTATCTAATTTAGCAGTAGACAGTATGCAAGCTCAAAGAATGGACAGCACCCAACAGTTGATCATAAACAATATCGTAAAAAGAAGACAATCAGAATCAGGAGTATCAGAAAATGAGGAAATGGGTAATATAGTTAAATTTCAACACGTATACACTGCCTCAGCAAGAATGATAACAACCCTTGATACCATACTTGATGTCACTATAAATAGGTTAGGACTAGTAGGAAGATAA
- the flgL gene encoding flagellar hook-associated protein FlgL, whose translation MRITNGMMITNMLFNLNQNMLRFDKLNQQMHTQKKFSVPSDDPIGVSKSLKYHTDLSKIEQYKRNAEDANSWMKETESALVEIGEVLHRANVLAVQMANDTYSKDDLLKVKEEVSQLRESLIEISNSTYAGRHLFSGYKTDKKLLDGDGKYNVDLSKDEIVEYNIGVSETIKVNTVGMKVFGVGEVDDALDTNSTEPFEKDAVDQNNKSYIIAVFEKFEKALAGEVNKEEVDKSLTRIQTCMDQVLTVRSEIGAKMKRLELTMKKLSSQDLSTQELITNNEGINPAEVITKLKTEENIYRASLSMGARIIQPSLADFLR comes from the coding sequence ATGCGTATTACCAATGGTATGATGATTACAAATATGTTATTTAATTTAAATCAGAATATGTTAAGATTTGATAAACTAAATCAACAGATGCACACACAGAAGAAATTCTCTGTTCCATCTGATGATCCAATAGGTGTAAGTAAAAGTTTGAAATATCACACTGATCTTTCTAAAATAGAACAATACAAAAGAAATGCAGAAGATGCCAACTCATGGATGAAAGAAACAGAATCAGCCTTAGTAGAAATAGGAGAAGTACTACATAGAGCAAATGTACTAGCAGTTCAAATGGCAAATGATACTTATTCAAAGGATGATCTTCTAAAGGTAAAAGAAGAGGTATCTCAACTAAGAGAAAGCCTTATAGAAATATCAAATTCCACCTATGCAGGAAGACACTTATTTAGTGGATATAAGACCGATAAGAAACTGTTGGATGGAGATGGGAAGTATAATGTAGATTTGAGTAAGGATGAAATAGTTGAATATAATATAGGAGTTTCTGAAACTATAAAGGTAAATACGGTGGGGATGAAGGTATTTGGTGTTGGAGAAGTGGATGATGCATTAGATACAAATTCAACTGAACCTTTTGAAAAAGATGCAGTTGATCAAAATAATAAAAGCTATATTATAGCTGTATTTGAAAAATTCGAAAAAGCTTTGGCTGGAGAAGTAAATAAAGAAGAAGTAGACAAATCCTTAACTAGAATCCAAACCTGTATGGATCAAGTATTAACAGTAAGATCAGAAATAGGTGCAAAGATGAAAAGACTAGAACTAACTATGAAAAAATTGAGTTCCCAAGATCTAAGTACCCAAGAACTAATCACTAACAACGAAGGTATAAACCCAGCAGAAGTAATAACAAAGTTAAAAACCGAAGAAAACATCTACAGAGCCAGCCTATCCATGGGAGCAAGAATCATACAACCAAGCCTAGCGGACTTCTTAAGGTAG
- a CDS encoding DUF6470 family protein → MIGLTPLSIQTTYPKVQIDRQLPRVTIDQYQCFAEAGLKNAKDFTADSVSYAYSKAAEGIDTIVSEGNAMGAIETGNFNIITDTAFDSGLGQKEFNVDIIPKSRPKIEVEGHLNIEYEMGKVNFYKESMLEQKYKTTMGGLVDVKL, encoded by the coding sequence ATGATCGGTTTAACACCATTAAGTATACAAACCACATATCCAAAAGTACAAATAGACAGACAACTTCCAAGAGTAACAATAGACCAATATCAATGCTTTGCAGAAGCAGGGCTTAAAAATGCCAAAGATTTTACAGCAGATTCAGTATCATACGCTTATTCAAAAGCAGCAGAAGGAATAGATACCATAGTATCAGAAGGAAATGCAATGGGAGCAATAGAAACAGGCAATTTCAATATCATCACAGACACGGCATTTGATAGTGGACTAGGGCAGAAAGAGTTCAATGTAGATATAATCCCTAAAAGCAGACCCAAAATAGAAGTAGAAGGCCACCTAAACATAGAATATGAAATGGGAAAAGTAAACTTCTACAAAGAAAGCATGCTAGAACAAAAATACAAAACCACAATGGGTGGATTAGTAGATGTGAAACTGTAA
- the fliW gene encoding flagellar assembly protein FliW: MKLHTSSFGEIEINEEGILTFPEGIPGFEDLKKYIIINNPDEENPFHWLQSVDNGDLAFVIINPFFIKPDYDIVIPQSALEKLKIKDESDVVLYSIVVVPEKIEDMTVNLTGPIVINIKEKLAKQVILEDKRYTTKHYIFKTEESRGE; encoded by the coding sequence ATGAAATTACACACCTCAAGCTTTGGCGAAATTGAAATAAACGAAGAAGGCATCCTTACCTTCCCAGAAGGAATCCCTGGATTTGAAGACTTAAAAAAATACATAATTATCAACAATCCAGACGAAGAAAACCCATTTCATTGGCTTCAATCTGTGGATAACGGTGATTTAGCCTTTGTAATAATTAATCCTTTTTTCATAAAACCTGACTATGACATAGTCATTCCTCAATCAGCACTTGAAAAACTAAAAATCAAAGATGAAAGCGATGTTGTATTGTACTCCATAGTAGTAGTACCAGAAAAGATAGAGGACATGACAGTCAATCTAACAGGTCCAATTGTCATAAATATAAAAGAAAAATTAGCCAAACAAGTTATATTAGAAGACAAAAGATACACAACCAAGCACTATATATTTAAAACAGAAGAAAGTAGGGGTGAATAA
- the csrA gene encoding carbon storage regulator CsrA, with translation MLILSRKKDESIIIGNDIEITIIEIEDGKVKLGIDAPRNIDIHRKEIYLQIQEENQKASQSKIDMENLKKLLKNPKV, from the coding sequence ATGCTCATACTTTCCAGAAAAAAAGACGAAAGCATCATCATAGGAAATGACATAGAAATCACCATAATAGAAATAGAAGACGGAAAAGTAAAACTAGGCATAGATGCCCCAAGAAACATAGACATACACAGAAAAGAAATATACCTACAAATCCAAGAAGAAAACCAAAAAGCTTCTCAAAGTAAAATAGATATGGAAAATTTAAAAAAATTATTAAAAAACCCTAAAGTTTAA
- a CDS encoding flagellin N-terminal helical domain-containing protein, producing the protein MRINNNLMAMNTHRQLGINNAATSKSLEKLSSGFRINRAGDDAAGLAISEKMRAQVRGLNMASKNAQDDISLIQTAEGALTETHAILQRMRELAVQSANDTNVGVDRDKIQAEVDQLSREITRIAETTEFNTQKLLNGDKATNTAALTFHVGANQGQNVELTINNMDAKALKVTEGTYTDVTAGAGVKAKNITTGTLTMDVKVSAGSTTGVVVSVATTGAVKITLSLKTGAQTAQDALNALKGTDAEKYASFALQAKASTAMTATTGATLTAATFSDADSKTGAGIKVNTQVAADTAITVINNAINSVSEERSKLGAMQNRLEHTIKNLDTSAENLQASESRIRDVDMAKEMMEFTKQNILQQAATAMLAQANSLPQGILQLLR; encoded by the coding sequence ATGAGAATTAACAACAATCTTATGGCTATGAACACTCATAGACAATTAGGAATCAACAATGCAGCAACATCAAAATCATTAGAAAAATTATCATCAGGATTTAGAATTAACCGTGCTGGAGATGATGCAGCAGGACTAGCTATTAGTGAAAAGATGAGAGCACAAGTAAGAGGATTAAACATGGCTTCAAAGAATGCACAAGATGACATTTCACTTATTCAAACTGCAGAAGGTGCATTAACAGAAACTCATGCAATTCTTCAAAGAATGAGAGAATTAGCAGTACAATCAGCTAACGATACAAATGTTGGAGTAGACAGAGATAAAATACAAGCAGAAGTTGACCAACTTTCAAGAGAAATTACAAGAATTGCTGAAACAACAGAATTCAATACACAAAAGCTTTTAAATGGTGATAAAGCTACAAATACTGCTGCATTAACTTTCCATGTTGGTGCAAATCAAGGACAAAATGTTGAATTGACAATAAACAATATGGACGCAAAAGCATTGAAAGTTACTGAAGGAACATATACAGATGTAACTGCAGGTGCTGGTGTTAAAGCAAAAAATATTACTACTGGAACTTTAACAATGGATGTAAAAGTTTCAGCAGGTTCTACCACTGGTGTAGTTGTTAGCGTTGCTACAACTGGAGCTGTAAAAATAACTTTATCTTTGAAAACAGGAGCACAAACAGCACAAGATGCTCTTAATGCTTTAAAAGGTACCGATGCTGAGAAATATGCTTCTTTCGCACTTCAAGCTAAAGCTTCTACTGCAATGACAGCAACAACAGGAGCAACATTAACAGCTGCAACTTTCTCTGATGCAGATTCTAAAACTGGCGCTGGTATTAAAGTTAATACACAAGTAGCTGCAGATACTGCAATAACAGTAATCAACAATGCTATTAACTCTGTTTCAGAAGAAAGATCTAAACTTGGTGCTATGCAAAATAGATTAGAACATACAATTAAGAACTTAGACACATCAGCAGAAAACCTACAAGCATCAGAATCAAGAATCAGAGACGTAGATATGGCAAAAGAAATGATGGAATTCACAAAACAAAATATACTACAACAAGCAGCAACAGCTATGTTGGCTCAAGCAAATTCACTTCCTCAGGGAATACTTCAATTATTAAGATAG
- a CDS encoding motility associated factor glycosyltransferase family protein produces the protein MNELILKNNLEILKVLGYDDSYIVKPLEIEDTKDGLHTYRYFVEDNKKIYIHSKYNIQREVDITLEEIDFNKDAIYLVYGLGLGYHIKELKKKISSRSFIFVIEKNWDIISTYLNNEDFSEIASGNIFFFFGDEDEILTRFNNSIFAFNTMPLLGNLTYVILPSYDKIYGKWIHNMNEKFRATIEHAFFMLGNDMDDTIIGIENNFANMKELIESPSIECVKDKYRDIPAIIVSAGPSLDKNISELKSAEGKALIIATDAVLTTLKNNGIVPDAVVSIERILLTYEKFYKDKDIDSNIVFLGPPVVRKEIFDKMKDNKKLIFLKQGEKINEWINNDILNENRLLPMGTSCAHIAFSFSQYVGANPIVFIGQDLAYTPDGITHSKDVEVRAEINAKEKPGICYVKGINGEDLPTSEAFKNFLTWYELQIAKDSSSREYIDATEGGAMINGTKLMPLSKVIDEYCIETSPRLNDILPEEKFNKQKYDRAIEEIEKLFKAFDEIRKEAGLQILRLDKLQKKTIKEKKKLNDNDTEKIMDVLNKASKLENFILGNDITRTFFQAPLMMAASEVRMLGNQLSVETLKANVKIQKRMVASIIGGCYAVQKSLIEIKNNMKTNQ, from the coding sequence ATGAATGAATTGATATTAAAAAACAACTTGGAGATTTTAAAAGTATTAGGTTATGATGATTCATATATAGTAAAACCTTTAGAAATAGAAGACACAAAGGATGGTTTACATACTTATAGATATTTTGTAGAGGATAACAAAAAGATATATATTCATAGCAAATATAATATACAAAGAGAAGTGGATATTACTTTAGAAGAGATTGATTTTAATAAGGATGCAATCTATTTGGTTTATGGATTAGGGTTAGGCTATCACATAAAGGAACTAAAAAAGAAAATTAGCAGTAGGAGTTTTATTTTTGTAATAGAAAAGAATTGGGATATTATCTCAACATATTTAAATAATGAAGATTTTTCAGAAATAGCTAGTGGGAATATATTTTTCTTTTTTGGAGATGAAGATGAAATATTAACACGTTTTAATAATAGTATATTTGCTTTTAATACTATGCCCCTTTTAGGAAATTTAACTTATGTTATTTTACCTTCCTATGATAAGATTTATGGAAAATGGATTCATAATATGAATGAAAAGTTTAGAGCTACTATTGAGCATGCATTTTTTATGTTAGGAAATGATATGGATGATACTATTATTGGAATAGAAAATAATTTTGCAAATATGAAAGAACTTATAGAAAGTCCAAGTATAGAATGTGTAAAGGATAAATATAGAGATATCCCTGCTATTATAGTATCTGCAGGACCTTCATTAGATAAAAATATTTCTGAGTTAAAAAGTGCAGAGGGAAAAGCTCTTATTATTGCTACAGATGCAGTGCTAACTACATTAAAAAATAATGGCATTGTTCCAGATGCAGTTGTTAGTATTGAGAGAATATTATTGACGTATGAGAAGTTTTATAAAGATAAAGATATAGATAGCAATATAGTATTTTTGGGGCCTCCAGTAGTTAGAAAAGAAATATTTGATAAAATGAAAGATAATAAAAAGTTGATATTTTTAAAGCAAGGTGAAAAAATAAATGAATGGATAAATAATGATATATTAAATGAAAATAGATTATTACCAATGGGAACTTCTTGTGCCCATATAGCATTTTCATTTTCACAATATGTTGGTGCAAATCCTATTGTATTTATAGGACAAGATTTAGCTTATACACCTGATGGGATTACCCATTCTAAGGATGTTGAAGTTAGAGCTGAAATTAATGCTAAAGAAAAACCAGGAATTTGTTATGTAAAAGGAATAAATGGCGAAGACTTGCCTACAAGTGAGGCATTTAAGAACTTTTTAACATGGTATGAACTTCAGATTGCAAAAGATAGTAGCAGCCGAGAATATATAGATGCAACTGAAGGTGGGGCAATGATTAATGGAACTAAGTTAATGCCCCTTAGCAAAGTTATTGATGAATATTGTATTGAAACAAGTCCTAGACTAAATGATATATTGCCTGAAGAGAAATTTAATAAGCAGAAATATGATAGAGCTATTGAAGAAATAGAAAAATTATTTAAAGCATTTGATGAGATTAGAAAAGAAGCAGGACTTCAAATTCTTAGACTAGATAAATTACAAAAGAAAACAATAAAAGAAAAGAAGAAATTAAATGACAATGATACTGAGAAGATAATGGATGTGTTAAATAAAGCTTCTAAATTAGAAAATTTTATATTAGGCAATGATATAACTAGAACGTTTTTTCAAGCTCCATTAATGATGGCAGCTAGTGAAGTAAGAATGTTGGGCAATCAATTATCTGTAGAAACCTTAAAAGCAAATGTAAAAATACAGAAAAGAATGGTTGCGTCTATTATTGGTGGCTGCTATGCGGTACAAAAATCTCTAATTGAAATAAAGAACAATATGAAAACAAATCAGTAG
- a CDS encoding motility associated factor glycosyltransferase family protein, whose product MLLVDNINILKTRYTKTWDRIKNYEDKLDENYIKVEETKKGFKTLSVDKDGKIIYMHSKYNPIREAETIVDEYDGVEDGANVIFYGIGLGYHIDSFLEKYPNVNYYIYEPIPEILHAYLSNKSLKDLPSKNLMDIMVGLDEQEIATFLSRFIDKNRSDVQIVELPIHKQIFPDEYEKFLKLFKDMINDKRSGIHTDYAFQKRWIINSMRNFGDVISTPNIIMEKKDQFKGKPAILVAAGPSLNEEIENLKYIKENGLAYIFSVGSAINSLIHHEIYPDAATTYDPTVNNQKVFAKVKEKEIKDIPMIFGSSVGYETLIDYPGEKYHMITSQDTVANYFLKIEESDNIAIVLDAPSIAVVTLQLLYTLGFGPIILVGQNLAYRGKERHSEGVYYSSEVSEQEMENGIWVKDVYGNEVLTNEGFNNMRSQMELYIKGFPNINVINTTKGGAHIEGTSFMEFEEVMNSYLKEKVVEDNWLEGNKTNYDRDYVKSQTENMDRALKRAKKLIGEYHDILDKIERLINNRNFNEVEKKYTELDKVFGKLERNKFFITFILPMNRVQYKILANSIDNLNAEKNSTVKGRRIVDSFRGFIELCNRDINMIEPIYEEMKDEIKSFIV is encoded by the coding sequence GTGCTCTTAGTTGATAATATAAATATATTAAAAACTAGATATACAAAAACTTGGGACAGGATTAAAAACTATGAAGATAAGTTGGATGAAAACTATATAAAAGTAGAAGAAACCAAAAAAGGTTTTAAAACATTATCAGTAGACAAAGATGGCAAAATCATATATATGCATAGTAAATACAATCCCATAAGAGAAGCAGAGACCATAGTAGATGAATATGATGGTGTAGAAGATGGTGCAAATGTGATTTTCTATGGTATCGGATTGGGATATCATATTGATTCATTTTTAGAAAAATATCCAAATGTTAACTACTATATATATGAACCAATACCTGAAATTTTACATGCATATTTATCTAATAAATCACTAAAAGATCTACCTTCAAAAAATTTAATGGATATAATGGTAGGTTTAGATGAACAAGAAATAGCTACTTTTTTAAGTAGGTTTATAGATAAAAATAGAAGTGACGTGCAGATAGTAGAACTACCTATACACAAACAAATATTTCCTGATGAATATGAAAAGTTCCTAAAATTATTTAAAGATATGATAAATGATAAAAGAAGTGGGATTCACACTGATTATGCCTTTCAAAAAAGATGGATAATAAACAGCATGAGAAACTTTGGAGATGTTATATCTACTCCAAATATTATAATGGAAAAGAAAGACCAATTTAAAGGTAAGCCCGCAATACTTGTAGCAGCTGGTCCATCATTAAATGAAGAAATAGAGAACTTAAAATATATAAAAGAAAATGGACTTGCGTATATATTCAGTGTAGGTTCAGCTATCAACAGCCTTATACATCATGAGATTTATCCAGATGCTGCAACTACATATGATCCTACAGTTAATAATCAAAAGGTATTTGCAAAGGTGAAGGAAAAAGAAATTAAGGATATTCCTATGATATTTGGTTCTAGTGTTGGATATGAAACTCTTATAGATTATCCTGGAGAGAAGTATCATATGATTACAAGTCAAGATACAGTTGCAAACTATTTTTTAAAAATAGAAGAAAGTGACAACATAGCAATAGTTTTAGATGCTCCCTCAATAGCTGTTGTTACATTGCAGTTGTTATATACCTTAGGATTTGGTCCAATAATTCTTGTAGGCCAAAACCTAGCATATAGAGGAAAAGAAAGACATTCTGAAGGAGTATATTACAGTAGTGAAGTTTCAGAACAAGAGATGGAGAATGGTATATGGGTCAAAGATGTATATGGAAATGAAGTTCTTACAAATGAAGGTTTCAATAATATGAGAAGTCAAATGGAATTATATATAAAGGGATTTCCTAATATTAATGTAATAAATACCACTAAAGGTGGAGCTCATATTGAAGGAACTAGCTTCATGGAATTTGAAGAGGTAATGAATAGTTATTTGAAAGAAAAAGTGGTTGAAGACAATTGGCTTGAAGGAAATAAAACTAATTATGATAGGGATTATGTAAAATCTCAAACAGAAAACATGGATCGAGCTTTAAAAAGAGCCAAAAAGTTAATAGGTGAGTATCATGATATATTGGACAAGATTGAAAGACTAATAAACAATAGAAATTTCAATGAAGTAGAAAAGAAATATACAGAATTAGACAAAGTATTTGGTAAATTAGAAAGAAACAAGTTCTTCATTACTTTCATACTACCTATGAATAGGGTACAGTACAAAATATTAGCAAATAGTATAGACAATCTAAACGCAGAAAAGAATTCTACTGTGAAGGGGAGAAGGATTGTTGATAGCTTTAGAGGATTTATAGAACTGTGTAATAGAGATATAAATATGATTGAGCCAATATATGAGGAAATGAAGGATGAAATAAAAAGTTTTATAGTATAG
- the pseB gene encoding UDP-N-acetylglucosamine 4,6-dehydratase (inverting), protein MLDDKTILITGGTGSFGNKFVEMVFKKYKPKKVIIYSRDEYKQDVMKKKLKEHQKDLRFFIGDVRDKERLYRAFDGVDYVIHAAAMKQVPACEYNPFEAIKTNIHGAQNVIDAALDRGVKKVIALSTDKAVNPINLYGGTKLVSDKLFISANAYSGGKGTRFAVVRYGNVAGSRGSVIPFFKQLIEDGEKELPITDFRMTRFWITLEQGVELVFKALEEAKGGETYISKIPSFKITDLAKAMSPSVKLKEVGIREGEKLHEVMVTKDDSRTTYEYEKHYIIYPHFDWWSSERYFTPGGQPIEEGFEYNSGTNSEWLSIEELRKALKQLDMMPYVQDYFEEVAVTRE, encoded by the coding sequence ATGCTGGATGACAAAACAATACTAATAACAGGTGGTACAGGTTCTTTTGGAAATAAATTTGTAGAAATGGTTTTTAAGAAATATAAACCTAAAAAGGTCATTATATATTCAAGAGATGAATATAAACAAGATGTTATGAAGAAAAAACTTAAAGAACACCAAAAGGATTTAAGATTTTTTATAGGTGATGTTAGAGATAAAGAGAGATTATATAGAGCTTTTGATGGTGTTGATTATGTTATACATGCTGCAGCTATGAAGCAAGTACCTGCTTGTGAATACAACCCATTTGAAGCTATAAAAACTAACATTCATGGAGCACAAAATGTAATAGATGCTGCTTTAGATAGAGGTGTTAAGAAGGTTATTGCATTATCTACAGATAAAGCTGTAAATCCTATAAATTTATATGGTGGTACAAAGTTAGTTTCAGATAAATTATTTATATCTGCAAATGCATATTCTGGTGGAAAAGGGACAAGATTTGCAGTAGTTAGATATGGAAATGTTGCTGGTAGTAGAGGATCTGTAATACCATTTTTCAAACAACTTATAGAAGATGGAGAAAAAGAACTTCCTATAACAGATTTTCGTATGACAAGGTTTTGGATAACATTAGAGCAAGGTGTAGAATTAGTATTTAAGGCGTTAGAAGAAGCAAAAGGTGGAGAAACTTATATATCCAAAATACCATCATTTAAAATAACAGATTTAGCAAAAGCAATGTCTCCAAGTGTAAAACTTAAAGAAGTAGGTATTAGAGAAGGAGAAAAATTACATGAAGTAATGGTTACTAAAGATGACTCAAGAACTACTTATGAATATGAAAAACATTATATAATATATCCACATTTTGATTGGTGGAGTTCAGAAAGGTATTTTACACCAGGTGGACAACCTATTGAAGAAGGATTTGAATATAATTCTGGAACAAATAGTGAATGGTTAAGTATTGAAGAATTGAGAAAAGCTTTGAAACAATTAGATATGATGCCTTATGTACAAGATTATTTTGAAGAAGTAGCAGTGACTAGAGAATAA
- a CDS encoding class I SAM-dependent methyltransferase yields the protein MMIWERTTSFSYDNNKNEKWMFKDDDFIKEFDVQVFFSKPMDVFSLKGSSANFFKESIKKIKSSREELYFKELESLDKCPICNNAVENCEFQLKIYNADYVKCTNCNHVFIKRRPSKEKIQEFYKNDSIYQSTYADVDTIMNRVKEVAIPKVEFITKLYKERFGERCPKILDIGAGSGHFVYACRKLGFEADGIEISTYGRKFAKQNFNVNLLDGDFVKDYNRLEGYDIITFWGVIEHVTNPLEMLVAARKTLGNNKGLIVAEVPRWESISTCIQSQTPNTIIRHLDPLGHINCFSDMSIATSFVKSGLDIIGAWYFGMDAFELVNQLNYYMEDNQLISQFQKFVPKLQEQCDLSRLSDEMVLIGMN from the coding sequence ATGATGATATGGGAAAGAACTACAAGTTTTAGTTATGACAATAATAAAAATGAAAAATGGATGTTTAAAGATGATGATTTTATAAAAGAATTTGATGTTCAAGTTTTTTTTAGTAAGCCAATGGATGTATTTTCTCTAAAAGGATCAAGTGCTAATTTTTTCAAAGAGAGTATTAAAAAAATAAAAAGTTCTAGGGAGGAGTTGTATTTTAAGGAACTTGAATCATTAGACAAATGTCCAATATGTAATAATGCGGTTGAGAATTGTGAATTCCAACTAAAGATATATAATGCTGATTATGTTAAGTGTACGAATTGCAATCATGTATTTATAAAGAGAAGGCCTTCTAAAGAAAAAATCCAAGAGTTTTATAAAAATGATTCTATATATCAATCAACATATGCTGATGTAGATACAATTATGAATAGGGTTAAAGAAGTTGCTATTCCAAAAGTAGAATTTATAACAAAACTTTATAAAGAAAGATTTGGGGAAAGATGCCCAAAAATATTGGACATAGGTGCAGGAAGCGGCCATTTTGTATATGCTTGTAGAAAATTGGGATTTGAAGCCGATGGCATTGAAATAAGTACTTATGGTAGAAAATTTGCTAAACAAAATTTTAATGTGAATTTGCTAGACGGTGATTTTGTTAAAGATTATAATCGATTAGAGGGTTATGATATAATTACTTTTTGGGGAGTAATAGAACATGTTACTAATCCGTTAGAAATGTTAGTAGCTGCAAGGAAAACTTTAGGGAATAATAAAGGGCTTATAGTTGCAGAAGTGCCACGTTGGGAGTCAATAAGCACGTGCATTCAGAGCCAAACACCTAATACAATAATAAGACATTTAGATCCATTAGGACATATAAATTGTTTTTCAGATATGTCTATTGCAACATCTTTTGTTAAAAGTGGATTAGATATAATTGGGGCATGGTATTTTGGTATGGATGCTTTTGAATTAGTAAATCAATTAAACTATTACATGGAAGATAATCAACTTATTTCACAGTTTCAAAAATTTGTACCAAAATTGCAAGAACAATGTGATTTATCTAGATTATCTGATGAAATGGTATTGATAGGAATGAATTAA